In Tribolium castaneum strain GA2 chromosome 4, icTriCast1.1, whole genome shotgun sequence, one DNA window encodes the following:
- the LOC103315127 gene encoding regulator of hypoxia-inducible factor 1 isoform X1, whose translation MLKLCILCVLCVTCCAVPNYNSKLFTQWRDFPSKIFLNTSLLRPECQQAYENFLDGLNKHDLNALKMLDATAKIPSGILNGNIVQYGDFNECMGVKTAQYCLAEIDFGALWNESYSEYRDLVQSFNFFKDTFDAPAHRVPGFTMARWGFCIPQECSAEDLEKSLSANFGVLAQIRPGMCQKATKESKDLTRGDYIARLFFICVVLLVVSSTLVDYYRDGKGVAHTNGIFMKILQCFSLRENVSKFFEVKENDRSEIAGLHGIRFLNALALLMSHKSVSLFFNPYMNRTAAVDRVSRPWTIIAKNAIVYTDVFMLISGLLNANALLTDLHNGRAMKFKEKLINRIFRILPNVIALILFCTYILPLMGSGPLWPVVVDHHSTLCKQHMWKNIFFIHNYFGFENMFQCLTHTHQLGIDMQLFLVTPVFVYLIWTFKRIGLFFMGVVALLSTILRFWVSYEHELTSVVYFGISVSKMFSVASLSYILPTHRATIYLIGVYLAYLLKCSKPNTSFTKWQVAFLWCFFLPMFLGAWLGPYHMVTKDYVYDKLEASYVLALYPIFWGSSVAFGIYAINRDIAGWLGTLFNWKYFQISTKLAYALYLVQFPIFFYNVGLTKHVDEYRTYLQLEVVETIVIILCSFLLVLLIEMPFQNIKKVLFDQPKRRDQHQHMRLKDFKSG comes from the exons ATGCTCAAACTGTGTATTCTGTGCGTCCTTTGTGTCACTTGTTGTGCTGTGCCAAattataattcaaaattattcacACAATGGCGGGATTTTCCCTCGAAAATATTTCTCAACACTAGTTTACTACGTCCAGAGTGCCAACAAGCCTACGAGAATTTTCTGGACGGTTTAAATAAGCATGACTTAAACGCTTTGAAAA TGTTGGACGCCACAGCCAAAATACCGTCCGGAATTTTGAACGGCAATATCGTACAATATGGCGATTTTAACGAATGTATGGGGGTTAAAACGGCCCAATATTGTCTCGCTGAAATTGATTTTGGAGCACTGTGGAACGAATCCTACTCCGAGTACAGGGATTTAGTGCagtcttttaatttctttaaggACACGTTTGATGCT CCCGCTCATAGAGTTCCTGGTTTCACTATGGCCCGTTGGGGATTTTGTATACCCCAGGAATGTTCAGCAGAAGATTTAGAAAAATCGCTAAGTGCAAATTTTGGGGTTTTGGCCCAAATTAGGCCAGGAATGTGccaaaaagcaacaaaagagAGTAAAGATTTAACCAGAGGGGACTACATTGCCAG attattttttatttgtgtcgTTCTATTAGTGGTTTCGTCAACTTTGGTCGATTATTATAGAGACGGTAAAGGCGTTGCGCACACAAATG GAATATTCATGAAAATACTGCAGTGTTTTTCATTGCGCGAAAACgtgtcaaaatttttcgaagTGAAAGAAAACGATCGCAGCGAAATAGCTGGCTTACACGGCATTCGTTTCCTCAATGCTTTGGCTTTACTCATGTCCCATAAAAGCGTTTCGCTATTTTTCAACCCTTATATGAACCGAACAGCTGCAGTTGAT AGAGTGAGCCGACCTTGgacaattattgcaaaaaacgcGATTGTTTATACAGATGTCTTCATGCTTATAAGTGGATTACTAAACGCGAACGCTTTACTTACCGACTTACACAATGGCCGTGCGATGAAATTCAAGGAAAAATTAATCAACAGGATATTCAG aattcttCCAAACGTAATTGccctaattttattttgtacgtACATATTACCCTTGATGGGCTCCGGGCCGTTATGGCCTGTCGTCGTCGATCACCATTCAACACTATGCAAGCAGCACATgtggaagaatatttttttcatccaCAATTACTTCGGTTTTGAAAATATG TTTCAGTGTTTGACTCACACGCACCAGCTAGGTATTGACATGCAGCTGTTTTTAGTTACAccagtttttgtttatttgatcTGGACATTTAAACGAATTGGATTATTCTTTATGGGAGTTGTGGCCCTACTTTCAACAATACTTAGATTTTGGGTTTCGTACGAACATGAATTGACGAGCGTCGTTTACTTCGGCATCTC agtttcaaaaatgttttcagtGGCTAGTTTATCATACATTTTACCAACTCATCGAGCaactatttatttaatagGTGTTTACCTggcttatttattaaaatgttctaAACCAAACACTTCTTTCACTAAG tggcaagttgcatttttgtGGTGCTTTTTCCTACCAATGTTTCTCGGTGCTTGGCTAGGACCGTACCATATGGTCACAAAAGACTATGTTTATGATAAATTGGAAGCCTCGTATGTGCTTGCTTTATATCCGATTTTTTGGGGCTCCAGTGTAGCATTTGGAATTTATGCCATAAATAGAGATATTGCAG GCTGGTTGGGAACGTTGTTTAattggaaatattttcaaatttcaacaaaactgGCTTACGCCTTGTATTTGGtgcaatttccaatttttttctataatgtGGGGTTGACAAAACATGTTGACGAATACCGCACATATTTACAA CTTGAGGTTGTTGAAACCATAGTTATCATATTGTGTTCCTTTTTGCTTGTTCTTTTGATTGAAATGCCGtttcaaaacattaaaaaagtattatttgATCAACCGAAAAGACGTGACCAACACCAACATATGCGCTTGAAGGACTTTAAAAGTGGTTAA
- the LOC103315127 gene encoding regulator of hypoxia-inducible factor 1 isoform X2, with protein MLKLCILCVLCVTCCAVPNYNSKLFTQWRDFPSKIFLNTSLLRPECQQAYENFLDGLNKHDLNALKMLDATAKIPSGILNGNIVQYGDFNECMGVKTAQYCLAEIDFGALWNESYSEYRDLVQSFNFFKDTFDAPAHRVPGFTMARWGFCIPQECSAEDLEKSLSANFGVLAQIRPGMCQKATKESKDLTRGDYIARLFFICVVLLVVSSTLVDYYRDGKGVAHTNGIFMKILQCFSLRENVSKFFEVKENDRSEIAGLHGIRFLNALALLMSHKSVSLFFNPYMNRTAAVDRVSRPWTIIAKNAIVYTDVFMLISGLLNANALLTDLHNGRAMKFKEKLINRIFRILPNVIALILFCTYILPLMGSGPLWPVVVDHHSTLCKQHMWKNIFFIHNYFGFENMCLTHTHQLGIDMQLFLVTPVFVYLIWTFKRIGLFFMGVVALLSTILRFWVSYEHELTSVVYFGISVSKMFSVASLSYILPTHRATIYLIGVYLAYLLKCSKPNTSFTKWQVAFLWCFFLPMFLGAWLGPYHMVTKDYVYDKLEASYVLALYPIFWGSSVAFGIYAINRDIAGWLGTLFNWKYFQISTKLAYALYLVQFPIFFYNVGLTKHVDEYRTYLQLEVVETIVIILCSFLLVLLIEMPFQNIKKVLFDQPKRRDQHQHMRLKDFKSG; from the exons ATGCTCAAACTGTGTATTCTGTGCGTCCTTTGTGTCACTTGTTGTGCTGTGCCAAattataattcaaaattattcacACAATGGCGGGATTTTCCCTCGAAAATATTTCTCAACACTAGTTTACTACGTCCAGAGTGCCAACAAGCCTACGAGAATTTTCTGGACGGTTTAAATAAGCATGACTTAAACGCTTTGAAAA TGTTGGACGCCACAGCCAAAATACCGTCCGGAATTTTGAACGGCAATATCGTACAATATGGCGATTTTAACGAATGTATGGGGGTTAAAACGGCCCAATATTGTCTCGCTGAAATTGATTTTGGAGCACTGTGGAACGAATCCTACTCCGAGTACAGGGATTTAGTGCagtcttttaatttctttaaggACACGTTTGATGCT CCCGCTCATAGAGTTCCTGGTTTCACTATGGCCCGTTGGGGATTTTGTATACCCCAGGAATGTTCAGCAGAAGATTTAGAAAAATCGCTAAGTGCAAATTTTGGGGTTTTGGCCCAAATTAGGCCAGGAATGTGccaaaaagcaacaaaagagAGTAAAGATTTAACCAGAGGGGACTACATTGCCAG attattttttatttgtgtcgTTCTATTAGTGGTTTCGTCAACTTTGGTCGATTATTATAGAGACGGTAAAGGCGTTGCGCACACAAATG GAATATTCATGAAAATACTGCAGTGTTTTTCATTGCGCGAAAACgtgtcaaaatttttcgaagTGAAAGAAAACGATCGCAGCGAAATAGCTGGCTTACACGGCATTCGTTTCCTCAATGCTTTGGCTTTACTCATGTCCCATAAAAGCGTTTCGCTATTTTTCAACCCTTATATGAACCGAACAGCTGCAGTTGAT AGAGTGAGCCGACCTTGgacaattattgcaaaaaacgcGATTGTTTATACAGATGTCTTCATGCTTATAAGTGGATTACTAAACGCGAACGCTTTACTTACCGACTTACACAATGGCCGTGCGATGAAATTCAAGGAAAAATTAATCAACAGGATATTCAG aattcttCCAAACGTAATTGccctaattttattttgtacgtACATATTACCCTTGATGGGCTCCGGGCCGTTATGGCCTGTCGTCGTCGATCACCATTCAACACTATGCAAGCAGCACATgtggaagaatatttttttcatccaCAATTACTTCGGTTTTGAAAATATG TGTTTGACTCACACGCACCAGCTAGGTATTGACATGCAGCTGTTTTTAGTTACAccagtttttgtttatttgatcTGGACATTTAAACGAATTGGATTATTCTTTATGGGAGTTGTGGCCCTACTTTCAACAATACTTAGATTTTGGGTTTCGTACGAACATGAATTGACGAGCGTCGTTTACTTCGGCATCTC agtttcaaaaatgttttcagtGGCTAGTTTATCATACATTTTACCAACTCATCGAGCaactatttatttaatagGTGTTTACCTggcttatttattaaaatgttctaAACCAAACACTTCTTTCACTAAG tggcaagttgcatttttgtGGTGCTTTTTCCTACCAATGTTTCTCGGTGCTTGGCTAGGACCGTACCATATGGTCACAAAAGACTATGTTTATGATAAATTGGAAGCCTCGTATGTGCTTGCTTTATATCCGATTTTTTGGGGCTCCAGTGTAGCATTTGGAATTTATGCCATAAATAGAGATATTGCAG GCTGGTTGGGAACGTTGTTTAattggaaatattttcaaatttcaacaaaactgGCTTACGCCTTGTATTTGGtgcaatttccaatttttttctataatgtGGGGTTGACAAAACATGTTGACGAATACCGCACATATTTACAA CTTGAGGTTGTTGAAACCATAGTTATCATATTGTGTTCCTTTTTGCTTGTTCTTTTGATTGAAATGCCGtttcaaaacattaaaaaagtattatttgATCAACCGAAAAGACGTGACCAACACCAACATATGCGCTTGAAGGACTTTAAAAGTGGTTAA
- the atms gene encoding RNA polymerase II-associated factor 1 homolog isoform X1, giving the protein MPPTIQNGTSTQEKRPVKPAEKKSDLICRVKYCNTLPDIPFDLKFISYPFDSSRFIQFNPTSLERNYRYEVLTEHDLGVAIDLINKDIYAVEPGAMLDPADEKLLEEDILTPQDSKRSRHHARSVSWLRRTEYISTEQTRFQPQSMDKVEAKVGYSIKKNLKNETLYMDRDSQIKAIEKTFSDTTNPIEKHYSKPNVTAVEVLPVFPDFNLWKYPCAQVIFDSDPAPVGKQVPAQIEEMSQAMIRGVMDERGEQFVAYFLPTEETLVKRREDFANEIPYQDDEEYEYKMAREYNWNVKSKASKGYEENYFFVIRQDGAYYNELETRVRLSKRRQKVGQPASNTRLIVKHRPMDANEFRMQRYREKQLEPAGDEDEEMEMEQNEEPQENEKESDAESSRSKSPSRSRSPSRSRSQSKSPSRSRSRSKSRSRSRSKSRSRSRSKSASRSRSRSRSASGSRSPSKSPSRSRSGSKSRSPSRSKSRSKSPSRSRSGSRSRSGSRSGSESGSKSDSD; this is encoded by the exons ATGCCTCCAACGATACAAAATGGAACTTCCACGCAAGAAAAACGGCCTGTTAAACCAGcagaaaaaaa GTCCGACTTGATATGCAGGGTGAAATATTGCAACACGCTGCCTGATATCCCGtttgatttgaaatttatCTCATACCCGTTTGATTCATCAAG GTTTATACAATTTAATCCAACCTCGTTGGAGAGAAATTATCGGTATGAAGTGCTCACTGAACATGATTTGGGCGTTGCCATTGACTTGATTAACAAAGATATTTACGCTGTGGAACCAGGTGCTATGCTTGATCCAGCTGATGAGAAACTCCTAGAAGAAGATATCCTAACACCTCAAGACTCGAAAAGGTCCAGACACCATGCAAGATCTGTCTCTTGGCTTCGCAGGACTGAATACATTTCAACAGAACAGACTCGATTCCAGCCACAAAGTATGGATAAAGTCGAAGCGAAAGTTGGCTACAGTATTAAGAAGAATTTGAAGAATGAAACATTGTACATGGACCGTGATTCACAAATCAAGGCTATTGAGAAAACGTTCAGTGATACAACGAATCCGATTGAAAAGCATTACAGCAAGCCGAATGTGACTGCTGTTGAAGTATTGCCAGTGTTTCCCGATTTCAATCTGTGGAAATATCCATGTGCTCAGGTTATTTTTGATTCAGATCCAGCGCCTGTTGGTAAACAAGTGCCCGCGCAGATTGAGGAAATGTCACAAGCTATGATCAg aggtGTGATGGACGAACGTGGCGAACAATTCGTCGCCTACTTCCTCCCAACTGAAGAGACTCTAGTTAAAAGACGGGAAGACTTTGCTAACGAGATACCATACCAAGACGATGAAGAATATGAGTATAAAATGGCAAGAGAATACAACTGGAACGTGAAGAGTAAAGCAAGCAAAGGTTACGAAGAAAATTACTTCTTCGTAATCAGACAAGATGGTGCCTACTATAATGAGCTAGAAACCCGTGTCAGATTGAGTAAACGTCGCCAGAAAGTTGGCCAACCTGCCAGCAACACCCGTCTTATCGTCAAACACCGACCAATGGATGCGAACGAATTCCGAATGCAAAGATACCGCGAAAAACAACTCGAACCTGCAGGCGATGAAGACGAAGAAATGGAAATGGAACAAAACGAAGAACCACAAGAAAACGAAA aagaaagcGACGCGGAATCGTCAAGATCCAAATCACCGTCACGTTCAAGATCTCCGTCTAGATCCCGATCACAGTCTAAATCTCCCTCACGGTCCAGATCCAGATCCAAATCGCGATCAAGATCCAGATCCAAATCGCGGTCAAGATCCAGATCAAAATCTGCGTCTAGATCCAGATCACGTTCACGCTCGGCTTCCGGATCGCGATCTCCTTCCAAATCGCCGTCACGATCCAGATCCGGATCCAAATCACGATCACCATCACGTTCCAAATCACGGAGTAAATCACCGTCCAGATCCAGATCCGGATCGCGGTCAAGATCCGGATCCCGATCTGGATCCGAATCCGGCAGCAAGTCGGACAGTGATTGA
- the atms gene encoding RNA polymerase II-associated factor 1 homolog isoform X2: protein MPPTIQNGTSTQEKRPVKPAEKKSDLICRVKYCNTLPDIPFDLKFISYPFDSSRFIQFNPTSLERNYRYEVLTEHDLGVAIDLINKDIYAVEPGAMLDPADEKLLEEDILTPQDSKRSRHHARSVSWLRRTEYISTEQTRFQPQSMDKVEAKVGYSIKKNLKNETLYMDRDSQIKAIEKTFSDTTNPIEKHYSKPNVTAVEVLPVFPDFNLWKYPCAQVIFDSDPAPVGKQVPAQIEEMSQAMIRGVMDERGEQFVAYFLPTEETLVKRREDFANEIPYQDDEEYEYKMAREYNWNVKSKASKGYEENYFFVIRQDGAYYNELETRVRLSKRRQKVGQPASNTRLIVKHRPMDANEFRMQRYREKQLEPAGDEDEEMEMEQNEEPQENEKSDAESSRSKSPSRSRSPSRSRSQSKSPSRSRSRSKSRSRSRSKSRSRSRSKSASRSRSRSRSASGSRSPSKSPSRSRSGSKSRSPSRSKSRSKSPSRSRSGSRSRSGSRSGSESGSKSDSD from the exons ATGCCTCCAACGATACAAAATGGAACTTCCACGCAAGAAAAACGGCCTGTTAAACCAGcagaaaaaaa GTCCGACTTGATATGCAGGGTGAAATATTGCAACACGCTGCCTGATATCCCGtttgatttgaaatttatCTCATACCCGTTTGATTCATCAAG GTTTATACAATTTAATCCAACCTCGTTGGAGAGAAATTATCGGTATGAAGTGCTCACTGAACATGATTTGGGCGTTGCCATTGACTTGATTAACAAAGATATTTACGCTGTGGAACCAGGTGCTATGCTTGATCCAGCTGATGAGAAACTCCTAGAAGAAGATATCCTAACACCTCAAGACTCGAAAAGGTCCAGACACCATGCAAGATCTGTCTCTTGGCTTCGCAGGACTGAATACATTTCAACAGAACAGACTCGATTCCAGCCACAAAGTATGGATAAAGTCGAAGCGAAAGTTGGCTACAGTATTAAGAAGAATTTGAAGAATGAAACATTGTACATGGACCGTGATTCACAAATCAAGGCTATTGAGAAAACGTTCAGTGATACAACGAATCCGATTGAAAAGCATTACAGCAAGCCGAATGTGACTGCTGTTGAAGTATTGCCAGTGTTTCCCGATTTCAATCTGTGGAAATATCCATGTGCTCAGGTTATTTTTGATTCAGATCCAGCGCCTGTTGGTAAACAAGTGCCCGCGCAGATTGAGGAAATGTCACAAGCTATGATCAg aggtGTGATGGACGAACGTGGCGAACAATTCGTCGCCTACTTCCTCCCAACTGAAGAGACTCTAGTTAAAAGACGGGAAGACTTTGCTAACGAGATACCATACCAAGACGATGAAGAATATGAGTATAAAATGGCAAGAGAATACAACTGGAACGTGAAGAGTAAAGCAAGCAAAGGTTACGAAGAAAATTACTTCTTCGTAATCAGACAAGATGGTGCCTACTATAATGAGCTAGAAACCCGTGTCAGATTGAGTAAACGTCGCCAGAAAGTTGGCCAACCTGCCAGCAACACCCGTCTTATCGTCAAACACCGACCAATGGATGCGAACGAATTCCGAATGCAAAGATACCGCGAAAAACAACTCGAACCTGCAGGCGATGAAGACGAAGAAATGGAAATGGAACAAAACGAAGAACCACAAGAAAACGAAA aaagcGACGCGGAATCGTCAAGATCCAAATCACCGTCACGTTCAAGATCTCCGTCTAGATCCCGATCACAGTCTAAATCTCCCTCACGGTCCAGATCCAGATCCAAATCGCGATCAAGATCCAGATCCAAATCGCGGTCAAGATCCAGATCAAAATCTGCGTCTAGATCCAGATCACGTTCACGCTCGGCTTCCGGATCGCGATCTCCTTCCAAATCGCCGTCACGATCCAGATCCGGATCCAAATCACGATCACCATCACGTTCCAAATCACGGAGTAAATCACCGTCCAGATCCAGATCCGGATCGCGGTCAAGATCCGGATCCCGATCTGGATCCGAATCCGGCAGCAAGTCGGACAGTGATTGA
- the LOC661310 gene encoding uncharacterized protein LOC661310, which translates to MTFLTIVLCLLPLTFGVSKTFDLTVLHINDFHARFEETNDEGGSCKSDQCIGGFSRTFNVINQSLTQHPDSILLNAGDNFQGTLWYNFFKWNVTQYFLNELPFDAIVLGNHEFDDGIKGVVPFIKSLKAPVIASNIDDSQEPDLQNIYQKSVVVERNGKKIGIIGVLIHTCNEISNTEKLSFLDESESVNTEAERLVKEEGVFTNIVLSHSGYDIEQEIARKATKASKISLVVGGHSHTFLYTGEPVPGPATPSGPYPTIINRTEDDRQVLVVQASCYARYLGNITVSYDENGNCVGWSGEPIFLDTDTPQDKIINKELQPWKDAVDELGNRVLGQTLVTLDKTMCYQSECLLGNFVTDVMVYSYIALADNTSYWTYASLAVFNVGGLRTTIERGDITYSDMMTAQPFENTFDVGEIEGKYIKEMFEFSMTPYSYGRTYADVNLLQISGFHIVANLSQPIGSRIQSIKARCNECNIPIYEDLDLNKTYRLIVPVFLRNGGDGFTVIRDNLKNVKVGRVDIDVFVEYLGAKSPVFEEIDGRIEFVGDVTINCRNLDSGILIRSNYRLVCLKCCVVNYSIKFAMQTFLPIVLFLKIVLCAQFNLTIIHFNDFHARYEPVDNLSTTCEGDNCIGGFSRLYSKITQLKNETPNSLLLNAGDNFQGTLWYIVHKWNVTQHFLNKLPFDAITLGNHEFDDGIAGLVPYLNHIKAPVIVSNIDDSKEPRFQNLTRKSVIVEKGGKKIGIIGVLTTSTKLTSRTENLTFQNELESVNSEAKKLQELGVFTIIVLSHCGYEADLEIAQKSNFKISVIVGGHTDTFLYSGSPVPGPDKPSGPYPTPVLNINGGTVLVVQASAYTKYLGDLKVIYDELGNLTGWGGNPVFLGPETPSDGEIDAELEVWKKDVDLEGGKIVGNSKLAMRNKPCRSEECPLGNFATDAMVENNNTCNLAMIHAGGMRAGIETGNITFNQLISTFPFQDTINLCEIKGEHLVKILESCVDDNHLKWPHLFQVSGFKIVFNVSNPEGGRVQSVKTSCRECADPIYENLVLEKYYRVFLPTFLTDTDFNPLFKKYIRNKIIGDRDSDVYVRYLGKHSPLWARVEDRIKIVS; encoded by the exons ATGACTTTCCTAACAATTGTTCTGTGTTTACTTCCCTTGACTTTTGGTGTCTCTAAGACGTTTGACTTGACGGTTTTGCACATAAATGACTTCCATGCCAG ATTTGAGGAAACGAACGATGAAGGAGGTTCTTGCAAAAGTGATCAATGTATCGGCGGATTTTCTCGAACGTTTAATGTAATAAATCAGTCTTTGACTCAACATCCTGATTCAATTTTACTAAACGCGGGAGATAATTTTCAAGGAACGCTGTGGTATAATTTCTTCAAATGGAACGTGACACAATATTTCCTCAACGAATTGCCGTTTGATGCAATT GTGTTGGGTAACCACGAGTTTGATGATGGTATTAAGGGAGTTGTCCCATTCATCAAAAGCTTAAAAGCTCCAGTCATTGCATCAAACATTGACGATAGCCAAGAACCAgacttacaaaatatttaccaaaaaagcGTGGTCGTTGAAAGAAACGGTAAAAAAATTGGGATTATTGGCGTATTGATTCACACATGTAAT GAAATCTCAAACACTGAAAAACTGAGCTTTCTAGACGAGTCTGAATCAGTTAATACCGAAGCTGAACGATTAGTTAAGGAAGAGGGAGTTTTCACTAACATAGTTTTGTCTCATTCGGGTTACGACATTGAACAAGAAATTGCAAGAAAAGCAACTAAGGCGTCTAAAATAAGTTTGGTTGTTGGCGGACATTCGCACACATTTTTATACACAGGAGAACCTGTTCCTGGCCCTGCGACTCCGTCAGGACCGTACCCAACAATTATAAATCGAACTGAAGACGACAGACAAGTTCTAGTAGTCCAAGCTTCTTGTTATGCCAGATATCTTGGAAATATAACGGTAAGTTACGACGAAAATGGGAATTGTGTCGGTTGGAGTGGAGAACCAATATTTCTAGATACGGACACACCTCAAG acAAGATAATTAACAAAGAACTACAACCTTGGAAAGATGCAGTTGATGAATTAGGTAATAGAGTTCTTGGACAAACTTTGGTAACACTAGACAAGACAATGTGTTATCAATCCGAATGTTTGCTTGGTAATTTTGTGACCGACGTGATGGTTTATAGT TACATAGCATTGGCTGACAACACGTCTTATTGGACTTATGCCTCTTTGGCCGTTTTCAACGTTGGAGGTTTGAGAACTACGATAGAACGTGGAG ATATAACTTACAGCGACATGATGACAGCCCAACCGTTCGAAAACACGTTCGATGTTGGCGAAATTGAAGGAAAATATATCAAAGAAATGTTTGAGTTCAGTATGACTCCATACAGCTACGGACGAACTTACGCAGACGTAAACTTATTACAAATTTCAG GTTTTCAcattgttgcaaatttatcacAACCGATCGGCTCCCGGATTCAATCAATCAAAGCTCGTTGCAACGAATGCAACATCCCGATTTACGAAGACTTGGATTTGAATAAAACTTACCGCTTAATTGTGCCAGTTTTTCTGAGAAATGGTGGAGACGGTTTCACCGTTATTCGagacaatttgaaaaatgttaaagtcGGAAGAGTGGACATTGATGTTTTTGTTGAGTATTTAGGGGCGAAATCGCCAGTTTTTGAGGAAATTGATGGGAGAATCGAGTTCGTTGGAGACGTGACGATTAATTGCAGAAATTTGGATTCC GGGATTCTGATTCGCTCAAATTATCGTTTAGTTTGTTTGAAGTGTTGTGTTGTTAATTACTCAATAAAATTCGCAATGCAAACGTTTTTGccaattgttttatttttgaaaattgttctttgtgcacaatttaatttaactatAATTCATTTCAATGATTTTCACGCCAG GTACGAACCCGTTGATAATTTATCAACAACTTGTGAAGGCGATAATTGTATTGGCGGTTTCTCAAGACTGTATTCAAAAAtcacacaattaaaaaacgaaacaCCAAactcacttttattaaatgctgGAGATAATTTTCAGGGGACTTTATGGTACATTGTGCACAAATGGAATGTCACTcaacactttttaaataaactaccGTTTGATGCAATT actcTTGGAAATCACGAATTTGACGACGGTATTGCCGGTTTAGTGCCCTATTTAAACCACATTAAAGCACCAGTTATTGTGAGCAATATTGACGATAGTAAGGAACCCcgatttcaaaatttgaccAGGAAGAGCGTAATCGTTGAAAAAGGCGGCAAAAAGATCGGAATTATTGGAGTCCTCACCACTTCGactaaa TTGACTTCTCGCACCGAAAATTTGACCTTTCAAAATGAATTAGAATCGGTGAATTCTGAagctaaaaaattgcaagaactTGGTGTTTTCACTATTATTGTTCTCTCTCATTGTGGTTACGAGGCCGATTTGGAAATTGCACAAAAGTCCAATTTCAAAATAAGTGTGATAGTTGGGGGCCACACTGACACTTTTCTTTATAGCGGAA GTCCAGTCCCCGGTCCAGACAAACCTTCTGGACCTTACCCTACTCCTGTTTTAAACATAAATGGTGGTACAGTTCTAGTTGTGCAAGCATCTGCTTACACTAAATATCTTGGTGATCTTAAAGTAATTTATGATGAGCTTGGTAATTTAACAGGATGGGGCGGAAATCCTGTGTTTTTGGGGCCAGAAACACCGTCAg ATGGGGAAATTGATGCAGAACTGGAAGTTTGGAAGAAGGATGTGGACTTAGAAGGTGGGAAAATTGTGGGAAACTCTAAACTTGCGATGAGAAATAAGCCGTGTAGGTCTGAAGAATGTCCCCTTGGAAATTTTGCAACAGATGcaatg gttgaaAACAACAACACATGCAACCTTGCTATGATACATGCCGGAGGAATGAGGGCCGGAATTGAAACAggaa ATATTACGTTCAATCAATTGATATCAACGTTTCCGTTTCAAGACACTATCAACCTATGTGAAATAAAAGGGGAacatttggtcaaaattttggaaagtTGTGTGGATGATAATCACTTGAAATGGCCCCATTTATTCCAAGTATCTG gttttaaaATCGTATTCAATGTCAGTAATCCTGAAGGTGGCAGAGTTCAATCGGTAAAAACCAGTTGCAGAGAATGTGCCGACCCTATTTACGAAAATCTTGTTTTGGAGAAATATTATCGAGTTTTCTTGCCAACTTTCCTAACTGATACCGATTTCAATccactttttaagaaatacataagaaataaaataattggtgATCGGGACTCAGACGTTTATGTGAGATACTTGGGAAAACATTCTCCATTATGGGCAAGAGTTGAGGATAGGATTAAAATTGTGTCGTAg